The nucleotide sequence ATACAAGACCCGGGCAACCTCGGTACGATCTTGCGTACAGCAGAAGCCGCAGCAGTTGATGGTGTCGTACTTGGAAGTGGCAGTGTCGATATTTACAATGGAAAAGTGGTACGGGCCACAATGGGAGCACTGTTCCGTATCCCGGTCTTTACACAGTCGTTAGTCGAGACGGCAGATGAATGGAAGGCAAAGGGAGGGCGAGTACTGATCTCTTCCTTGGAGCAAAACAGTGTATCCTATGACGAGGCTGATTATGCTGGTCTGACGGCAATGGTCATCGGCAATGAAGGAAGAGGCGTCTCTAAAGAGATGTTTGCCAGGGCAGATCAATTCGTTCACATCCCGCTTTATGGCGGCGCAGAGTCGTTGAATGCAGCAGTTGCGGCTGGAATTTTTGTCTATGAGGCACAGCGCAAAAGAAAAGATCGGCATGTCTAGCCGATCTTTTGCTCGTTCTTTTTCTCTTTATACTCCTCGCGCGCGAGTTGCCATTGATCTTGCGCCATCCGGATAATGCCG is from Brevibacillus brevis and encodes:
- a CDS encoding TrmH family RNA methyltransferase, whose amino-acid sequence is MTNEIITSIQNPLVKRLHQLLSRKGREEQQRFLVEGAHLVEEALKSGAEVVTVIYDQQRDMDPACQRALANHPDAVQVIAASEAVLAKLSETKSPQGIVAEVKKTAADWAEWVDKKRQEQHSLLLLFLDEIQDPGNLGTILRTAEAAAVDGVVLGSGSVDIYNGKVVRATMGALFRIPVFTQSLVETADEWKAKGGRVLISSLEQNSVSYDEADYAGLTAMVIGNEGRGVSKEMFARADQFVHIPLYGGAESLNAAVAAGIFVYEAQRKRKDRHV